Proteins encoded by one window of Streptomyces uncialis:
- a CDS encoding helix-turn-helix domain-containing protein, with the protein MPKHTDDSAPSGDTLKELRLGRGLTQELLAERAGTSLGVVKKLERGGTARMESYHALARALGVRTSRLFEPAGPHSSTRTDDDNIDLMPLRQALAPAVTFTGCLRVGSPDPEPDLTRLRATATDMGLAYRRDDYGRVAELLPSLVRAAHDAVDHFAGAPQHGDALRLRSNVLQMAGRYLTQVRAYDLAHTALRDAVQDAVHVDDKGAVAGAVYQLGWLLMRQGRLDEAEQVSVATADAVEPRISQATGASLGAWGKLLVHASAAAARNNRDQEAREMLRLGRAAGVALGGGQAVEASSWGRFDWRTVAFQGIENQLVARRPDRVLGLSARLPAPKDQKERLFMRRHLLDVAQAHVMLRHLDEATGVLWSLRNETPEWLRHQRMAADTFRDIIRTSKRARLSPQHRDLAAFFGPE; encoded by the coding sequence ATGCCCAAGCACACCGACGATTCCGCGCCCTCGGGTGACACCCTCAAGGAACTGCGGCTCGGCCGCGGACTGACCCAGGAACTGCTCGCCGAACGTGCGGGGACGAGCCTGGGGGTGGTGAAGAAGCTGGAGCGTGGCGGTACCGCCCGGATGGAGAGCTATCACGCGCTGGCCCGGGCCCTCGGGGTCCGTACCTCGCGGTTGTTCGAGCCCGCCGGTCCGCACTCCTCGACCCGGACCGACGACGACAACATCGACCTCATGCCGCTCCGGCAGGCCCTCGCCCCGGCCGTGACCTTCACCGGGTGCCTGCGGGTGGGCAGCCCCGACCCGGAGCCGGACCTGACCCGGCTCCGTGCCACCGCCACGGACATGGGCCTGGCCTACCGCCGCGACGACTACGGCCGCGTGGCGGAACTCCTGCCCTCCCTCGTACGGGCCGCCCATGACGCGGTCGACCACTTCGCGGGCGCTCCCCAGCACGGCGACGCCTTGCGGCTCAGGTCGAACGTGTTGCAGATGGCGGGACGGTATCTGACCCAGGTACGTGCCTACGACCTGGCGCACACCGCGCTGCGGGACGCGGTCCAGGACGCGGTGCACGTGGACGACAAGGGCGCGGTCGCCGGGGCCGTGTACCAACTCGGCTGGCTGCTGATGCGCCAGGGCCGCCTTGACGAGGCCGAGCAGGTCAGTGTCGCCACCGCCGACGCCGTGGAGCCCCGGATCTCCCAGGCCACCGGAGCGTCACTCGGGGCCTGGGGCAAACTGCTCGTCCACGCGAGTGCGGCGGCGGCCCGGAACAACCGCGACCAGGAGGCGCGCGAGATGCTGCGACTCGGACGGGCCGCAGGTGTGGCACTCGGTGGCGGTCAGGCTGTGGAGGCGTCCAGTTGGGGCCGGTTCGACTGGCGGACGGTCGCCTTCCAGGGGATCGAGAACCAGCTGGTGGCACGTCGGCCCGACCGGGTCCTGGGCTTGTCGGCACGGCTGCCCGCGCCGAAGGACCAGAAGGAGCGCCTCTTCATGCGTCGGCATCTGCTCGATGTCGCCCAGGCGCACGTGATGCTGCGGCACTTGGACGAGGCCACAGGCGTCCTGTGGTCCCTGCGGAACGAGACCCCGGAATGGCTCCGTCACCAGCGGATGGCCGCCGACACCTTCCGCGACATCATCAGAACCAGCAAGCGAGCCCGACTGTCGCCGCAGCACCGTGACTTGGCAGCCTTCTTCGGCCCAGAGTAG
- a CDS encoding 4a-hydroxytetrahydrobiopterin dehydratase, translated as MTDTPAPLTEREIAAALDDAPGWHRDGEHITRGYGIRYHGGVALIVHVADTERLIGHHADIDLRWDHVRFTITTHDAGHRLTAADFDLARRIDAIATAHGAQPLE; from the coding sequence GTGACGGACACTCCCGCACCGCTGACCGAGCGCGAGATCGCAGCAGCCCTGGATGACGCTCCCGGCTGGCATCGCGACGGGGAACACATCACCCGTGGCTACGGGATTCGCTATCACGGCGGCGTCGCCCTGATCGTGCATGTCGCCGACACGGAACGGCTGATCGGCCACCACGCGGACATCGACCTGCGCTGGGACCATGTGCGGTTCACGATCACGACTCACGACGCCGGGCACCGGCTCACCGCAGCGGACTTCGACCTCGCACGACGTATCGACGCGATCGCCACGGCCCACGGGGCCCAACCACTGGAATGA
- a CDS encoding 5-formyltetrahydrofolate cyclo-ligase yields MTSIDRLKQRVRERAWRRLMDGGGAPPTSFGKIPGFHGAEATAERLAGLDVWQRSTVVKANPDRAQLPVRVRALEDGKRLYMAVPRMATLEPFYLLDPDALGLPAEEAAGKSGAAQLAPRVGVEDMEPIDLVVCGSVAVNRSGARIGKGAGYSDLEVALLIEAGLVTERTVIIAPVHQLQVLEEDIPESEHDFSVDYIVTPDEVIRCPTPRRPSGIVWSDLTPKKIAAIPVLAARHALHRSESPAVHPQSTLPNLQGK; encoded by the coding sequence ATGACAAGCATCGACCGGCTCAAGCAACGTGTCCGCGAGCGGGCGTGGCGTCGCTTGATGGACGGAGGCGGCGCGCCACCGACTTCGTTCGGCAAGATTCCTGGCTTCCATGGTGCGGAAGCGACGGCGGAACGTCTGGCCGGACTCGACGTGTGGCAACGGTCAACGGTCGTCAAGGCAAACCCCGACCGAGCGCAGTTGCCCGTACGGGTAAGGGCATTGGAGGACGGCAAACGTCTCTATATGGCCGTACCACGCATGGCTACGCTCGAACCGTTCTACCTGCTCGATCCCGACGCGCTCGGGCTTCCCGCTGAGGAAGCGGCCGGAAAGAGCGGAGCGGCCCAGCTGGCGCCTCGTGTCGGTGTCGAAGACATGGAACCCATCGACTTGGTGGTGTGTGGAAGCGTGGCCGTGAACCGGTCTGGAGCACGTATCGGCAAGGGGGCGGGATACTCCGACCTTGAGGTGGCGCTATTGATCGAGGCCGGCCTGGTAACGGAGCGGACCGTGATCATCGCACCGGTTCATCAACTCCAGGTGCTCGAAGAGGACATTCCCGAATCCGAGCACGATTTCTCCGTGGACTACATCGTCACACCTGACGAGGTGATCCGGTGCCCCACTCCACGACGTCCGAGCGGCATCGTATGGTCCGATCTGACCCCCAAGAAGATCGCTGCCATTCCAGTGCTCGCGGCACGGCACGCACTTCATCGCTCCGAATCACCTGCGGTGCACCCGCAGAGCACGCTGCCGAACCTTCAGGGAAAGTGA
- a CDS encoding helix-turn-helix transcriptional regulator yields MASKRVRLSQRRKSAGFTQESLAARLGVERTTVIRWETAVTEPQPPIRPKLARLLAVTGDELQALLDDIVIVGGPGPSERIAYAIERPSSVDLIAVAYLHERIRHLDESYDKAPSTGLLGPAGQLHGQVSHLRQHAGNPRVRRALLGAEAESATLMGQLVWDVSQRRDHAGSAYYLDAAIHAARQVRDPNAEAHAVLRKSFVALYGERNPGKGLVLAQEAAAVAQLGSPALLGLSLLHIAEGQAMAGDAKGCEDSFRKARAQFDRVNEDDLAADLYTVNEFNRLRGSCYLHLNLPDRAEPILSATVTALTAKRKSQSIALSNLTLALIRQRKLEEAAATLHRTIDAVELTRGGGGLNLAFTAGRELREWRSEPWVHDINDRLLALMTAS; encoded by the coding sequence ATGGCGAGCAAGCGGGTGCGCTTGTCCCAACGCCGCAAGTCAGCAGGCTTCACCCAAGAAAGTCTGGCTGCTCGTTTGGGCGTTGAACGGACGACGGTCATCCGTTGGGAGACGGCCGTGACTGAACCACAGCCACCCATACGTCCGAAGCTGGCAAGGCTGCTCGCAGTCACAGGCGACGAGTTGCAAGCCCTCCTGGACGACATCGTCATCGTCGGCGGACCGGGCCCGAGCGAGCGCATCGCTTACGCGATTGAACGCCCTTCAAGTGTCGATCTGATCGCCGTCGCCTATCTGCACGAACGCATCCGGCACCTGGATGAGTCCTATGACAAAGCTCCGTCCACGGGGCTACTCGGACCGGCCGGCCAACTGCACGGACAGGTGAGCCACCTTCGGCAGCATGCGGGCAATCCCCGAGTGAGGCGGGCGCTGCTGGGGGCAGAGGCCGAATCAGCGACGCTGATGGGCCAACTCGTCTGGGATGTGAGTCAGCGGCGCGACCACGCCGGATCTGCCTACTACCTTGATGCAGCCATCCACGCCGCGCGACAGGTACGTGACCCGAACGCTGAGGCGCACGCCGTGCTGCGGAAGAGCTTCGTGGCTTTGTACGGTGAGAGGAATCCGGGCAAAGGCCTCGTGCTGGCCCAAGAGGCTGCGGCTGTCGCCCAGCTCGGCAGTCCGGCACTGCTGGGCCTGTCCCTGCTCCATATCGCTGAAGGACAGGCCATGGCCGGTGACGCCAAGGGCTGCGAGGACTCGTTCAGGAAGGCCCGAGCTCAGTTCGACCGGGTGAATGAGGACGACCTGGCCGCAGACCTCTACACGGTGAACGAGTTCAATCGGCTGCGCGGGTCCTGCTATCTGCATCTGAACCTGCCGGACCGGGCCGAACCCATTCTGTCCGCGACCGTGACTGCGCTGACCGCGAAGAGAAAGAGCCAAAGCATCGCGCTCAGCAACCTGACCCTCGCTCTCATCCGCCAGCGTAAGCTCGAAGAGGCAGCGGCAACCCTGCACCGGACCATCGACGCAGTGGAACTGACCCGGGGTGGAGGCGGTTTGAACCTGGCGTTCACGGCCGGCAGGGAACTGCGCGAATGGCGTTCGGAGCCATGGGTGCATGACATCAACGACCGCTTGCTCGCCTTGATGACTGCTAGCTGA
- a CDS encoding RNA polymerase sigma factor SigF — protein sequence MSAEQGSSKVLTLTKSESAPAELHGSDRSEVLVAPEALTTPPAPEVFVTPGPIDTRTLSRSLFLRLATLDENSPERPYVRDTLIELNLPLVRYAAARFRSRNEPMEDIVQVGTIGLIKAIDRFDCERGVEFPTFAMPTVVGEIKRFFRDTSWSVRVPRRLQELRLALTKASDELAQKLDRSPTVPELAVVLGVSEEDVVDGLAVGNAYTASSLDSPAPEDDGGEGSLADRLGYEDTALEGVEYRESLKPLLAKLPARERRIIMLRFFANMTQSQIGEEVGISQMHVSRLLTRTLAQLRDGLISD from the coding sequence ATGTCCGCAGAACAGGGCAGCTCGAAGGTGCTCACGCTCACGAAGAGCGAATCAGCGCCCGCCGAGCTTCACGGCTCCGACCGCTCGGAGGTCCTCGTCGCTCCCGAGGCCCTCACGACCCCGCCGGCACCCGAGGTGTTCGTCACCCCGGGGCCCATCGACACCCGGACGCTGTCCCGTTCCCTGTTCCTGCGGCTCGCGACCCTGGACGAGAACAGCCCCGAACGGCCCTACGTCCGCGACACCCTGATCGAGCTGAACCTCCCGCTCGTGCGTTACGCCGCGGCCCGCTTCCGCAGCCGTAACGAGCCCATGGAGGACATCGTCCAGGTCGGCACGATCGGGCTGATCAAGGCGATCGACCGGTTCGACTGCGAACGCGGGGTGGAGTTCCCGACCTTCGCGATGCCGACGGTCGTGGGCGAGATCAAGCGCTTCTTCCGGGACACGTCCTGGTCGGTGCGGGTGCCCCGGCGGCTCCAGGAGCTGCGGCTCGCCCTCACCAAGGCGAGCGACGAACTGGCGCAGAAGCTCGACCGCTCCCCGACCGTCCCCGAACTGGCCGTGGTCCTCGGGGTGTCCGAGGAGGACGTGGTCGACGGCCTCGCCGTGGGCAACGCGTACACCGCCTCTTCCCTCGACTCCCCGGCCCCCGAGGACGACGGCGGCGAAGGTTCCCTCGCGGACCGCCTCGGCTACGAGGACACCGCGCTGGAGGGCGTCGAGTACCGCGAGTCGCTGAAGCCGCTGCTCGCAAAGCTCCCCGCGCGTGAGCGCCGGATCATCATGCTCCGGTTCTTCGCGAACATGACGCAGTCGCAGATCGGCGAAGAGGTCGGCATCTCCCAGATGCACGTCTCCCGCCTGCTGACCCGCACCCTGGCCCAGCTCCGCGACGGCCTCATCTCCGACTGA